One genomic region from Anomalospiza imberbis isolate Cuckoo-Finch-1a 21T00152 unplaced genomic scaffold, ASM3175350v1 scaffold_1327, whole genome shotgun sequence encodes:
- the LOC137466073 gene encoding LOW QUALITY PROTEIN: sterile alpha motif domain-containing protein 1-like (The sequence of the model RefSeq protein was modified relative to this genomic sequence to represent the inferred CDS: deleted 2 bases in 1 codon): MAVPPPPPPGPEQAPRYQEWILDTIDSLRSRKARPDLERICRMVRRRHGPEPERTRAELEKLIQQRAVLRVSYKGSISYRNAARVQPPRRPPPPARRPPPVSLRDTARLLGGDGRLTRGRLQGSAAPGGGGGAAGAAPGAGGGGGAGGGGPARAHPAGRHRHGPRERGRAAAGRARKPPCSSSEASAREEEEEEDDEDEEDEDGTGSEASEDAGPPRQLNGEGRGAPPCAPQGSRPPERPPPAQGLRPGGRGAASTWPPSKKRGPSGSPTEQCPRRWRGLSPRCRCPRAGRAPRLPRGAPVQLHGRAQGQGRDPVEWSVRDVVEYFTEAGFPEQAGAFQEQEIDGKSLLLMQRADVLTGLSIRLGPALKIYEYHVKLLQRSHFQDEEPPPEPFPA, translated from the exons ATggcggtgccgccgccgccgccgccgggccccgAGCAGGCCCCGCGGTACCAGGAGTGGATCCTGGACACCATCGACTCGCTGCGTTCGCGCAAGGCGCGGCCGGACCTGGAGCGCATCTGCCGCATGGTGCGGCGGCGGCACGGCCCCGAGCCCGAGCGCACCCGTGCCGAGCTGGAGAAGCTGATCCAGCAGCGCGCCGTGCTCCGCGTCTCCTACAAGGGCAGCATCTCGTACCGCAACGCCGCCCGCGTGcagccgccgcgccgcccgccgccgcccgcccgccgcccgccgcccgtCAGCCTCCGCGACACCGCGCGGCTGCTCGGCGGCGACGGCCGCCTCACCCGCGGCCGCCTCCAGGGctcggccgcgcccggcggcggcgggggggcggccggggcggcccccggggcgggcggcggcggcggagcgggcgGCGGGGGCCCGGCCCGAGCGCACCCGGCTGGGCGCCATCGCCACGGCCCGCGGGAGCGCGGGAGAGCGGCCGCGGGGAGGGCGCGGAAG cccccctgcagcagcagcgagGCCTCGgcgcgggaggaggaggaggaggaggatgatgaggaCGAGGAAGACGAGGACGGGACGGGCTCAGAGGCCTCGGAGGATGCGGGGCCCCCCCGGCAGCTGAACGGGGAGGGCCGG GGGGCCCCCCCCTGCGCCCCCCAGGGCAGCCGCCCCCCCGAGCGGCCCCCCCCAGCCCAAGGCCTGCGCCCCGGGGGGAGGGGGGCTGCCAGCACATGGCCCCCCTCAAAAAAGAGGGGGCCTTCGGGCAGCCCGACAGAGCAG tgtccccggCGCTGGCGGGGGCTGAGCCCTCGGtgccgctgtccccgggccGGCCGGGCCCCCAGGCTGCCGAGGGGGGCCCCCGTTCAGCTGCAC ggccgGGCGCAAGGACAAGGCCGTGACCCGGTGGAGTGGTCAGTGCGGGACGTGGTCGAGTACTTCACTGAGGCCGGCTTccccgagcaggccggggccTTCCAGGAGCAG gAGATCGACGGCAAGTCGCTGCTGCTGATGCAGAGGGCCGACGTGCTCACGGGGCTCTCCATCCGCCTGGGCCCCGCGCTCAAGATCTACGAGTACCACGTGAAGCTGCTGCAGCGCAGCCACTTCCAGGACGAGGAGCCCCCCCCGGAGCCCTTCCCGGCCTGA